A genome region from Magnolia sinica isolate HGM2019 chromosome 8, MsV1, whole genome shotgun sequence includes the following:
- the LOC131252893 gene encoding uncharacterized protein LOC131252893 — MLLTEDLGFPSRNTKVGTWGLERWVPAGAASARGDGRGGADCRACAAAGNLWIRLAGSGGQFVGQIDGFSHESEHDLAFLVSDFLENGSSGADSRCSSDSESGFSDLAHLAEKISSHKHTVDQYRSNLLLTIHSLILSLNEMDLHDAKAGPCNAGCIRQSLVKLLRLSGYDTAVCISKWQGFGKVPGGDHEYIDVIPTGSNGSSERLIIDIDFRSHFEIARAVESYDAILTSLPVVYVGPFSELKQFLQVMVEAARSSLKQNSMPLPPWRSLAYLQAKWQSTYERKVGLDEHVIGGLCSSHHKQCIGHLRRLKSSLQSEIETERLLKPIINDPNINNNKNNNWRVKPDRRRQRPLFRS; from the exons ATGTTGTTAACAGAAGATTTGGGGTTTCCATCGAGGAATACTAAAGTGGGAACGTGGGGATTGGAACGCTGGGTGCCGGCGGGGGCTGCCTCTGCCAGAGGTGATGGTCGGGGTGGTGCAGATTGCCGGGCATGTGCTGCAGCTGGGAATCTTTGGATCAGGTTGGCGGGAAGCGGTGGTCAGTTTGTGGGTCAGATTGATGGTTTCAGCCATGAAAGTGAGCATGACCTTGCTTTTTTGGTGAGTGATTTTTTGGAGAATGGTAGTAGTGGGGCCGATTCAAGGTGCAGCAGTGATAGTGAATCTGGGTTTTCTGATCTTGCCCACCTTGCCGAGAAGATTTCA TCCCATAAGCACACTGTGGATCAGTACAGGAGCAATTTGTTATTGACCATCCATTCCCTCATTCTTTCCCTCAACGAGATGGACCTTCATGATGCCAAGGCTGGGCCATGCAATGCTGGCTGCATCCGGCAATCACTGGTAAAGCTCCTGAGATTGTCTGGCTATGATACCGCTGTCTGCATATCCAAATGGCAGGGTTTTGGCAAGGTTCCTGGAG GTGATCATGAATACATCGACGTCATCCCTACTGGCAGTAATGGGAGCTCTGAGCGCTTGATTATTGATATTGATTTCCGAAGTCACTTTGAAATAGCAAGAGCAGTCGAGTCTTATGATGCAATACTGACTTCCCTCCCGGTGGTTTACGTGGGGCCCTTTTCGGAGCTGAAACAGTTCCTCCAGGTCATGGTGGAAGCTGCGAGGAGCTCGCTAAAGCAAAACTCCATGCCTCTTCCACCATGGAGGTCTCTGGCGTATTTGCAAGCTAAATGGCAGTCCACCTACGAGAGAAAGGTCGGCCTAGATGAACACGTCATTGGTGGACTCTGTTCTTCCCATCATAAACAGTGCATCGGACACTTGCGGAGGTTAAAATCTTCTCTCCAGTCTGAGATCGAAACTGAACGACTGTTGAAGCCCATAATCAACGACCCCAATATTAACAATAACAAGAACAATAATTGGAGGGTGAAACCCGATAGGCGCAGGCAGCGCCCATTGTTCAGATCCTGA